A part of Fimbriiglobus ruber genomic DNA contains:
- a CDS encoding RICIN domain-containing protein translates to MSRLLFSAVVVAAIALPAFSRDDKDTKFVKLLNVETGKVLAIADNSTEASAKAVLAKDGDSESLQWKLERDGNFLKMVNRKSKLVLDVFESSRDEGAAVIQWDEKGDDNDNQRWAWSGEGKERRLKSKSSDLVLVADKDGNIVQKKLDEKDKGQLWSVVEVK, encoded by the coding sequence ATGTCCCGACTGTTATTCTCGGCTGTTGTCGTCGCGGCTATCGCCTTGCCCGCCTTTTCCCGCGACGATAAGGACACCAAGTTCGTGAAGTTACTGAACGTGGAGACCGGAAAAGTTCTGGCCATTGCGGACAATTCGACCGAGGCTTCGGCCAAGGCCGTCCTCGCCAAAGACGGCGACAGCGAGTCCCTCCAGTGGAAACTCGAACGGGACGGGAATTTCCTGAAAATGGTCAACCGGAAGAGCAAGCTGGTTCTCGACGTGTTTGAAAGCTCGCGGGACGAGGGAGCGGCGGTCATCCAGTGGGACGAGAAGGGGGACGACAACGATAACCAGCGGTGGGCGTGGAGCGGGGAAGGGAAAGAGCGACGTCTGAAGTCCAAATCGAGCGATCTGGTCCTTGTCGCGGACAAGGACGGCAACATCGTCCAGAAGAAACTGGACGAAAAAGATAAGGGGCAACTCTGGTCGGTCGTCGAGGTGAAGTAG
- a CDS encoding DUF1207 domain-containing protein codes for MPGLVGHRWALFAVAAGVILSAAGPGQAQRILTDPSQWSVAVSPVLIKVPAGPGTAGWPVPLGQQPPAVLPAQPVYPLPAQSPPPGVPGQSFPLPTPAPLPGQPSATTVLGAPPSVIVGSPLLDGPPVGTRPVDLQPLPGSLMDTFGQEYEARKQLRTTTWKGTTITAFPNSLLWTPPLAGPREPRMQVIGGSSSLSGSDSSTTVDTEIGGTLGIARFQPVGEDLSFQLDFFAMVNSRFVSSDLLVADYRFGIPISFQWGEWHGKLAYEYTSSHLGDSYIRDSTPAQIPVYTKDEVVLGIDRYLFRDLRVYGIAAYAFQQTLPPYAPGQQNAERSKGRFSGGFEWAPRLPTNWSGGPFVAANVDADGTVGYNASLTAQVGWLWRNPLQRLASLRVFAEYYDGHSPYGQLYMQREKFYAVGMAADY; via the coding sequence ATGCCCGGTTTGGTCGGTCACAGGTGGGCACTGTTCGCCGTGGCAGCCGGGGTCATCCTGTCCGCCGCCGGCCCCGGTCAGGCACAACGCATTCTGACGGACCCGTCGCAGTGGTCGGTCGCGGTCTCGCCGGTGTTGATCAAGGTTCCGGCCGGGCCGGGGACCGCGGGGTGGCCGGTGCCGCTCGGTCAGCAGCCGCCCGCGGTACTGCCCGCTCAGCCGGTCTACCCCCTGCCAGCCCAGTCGCCGCCGCCCGGAGTCCCCGGGCAGTCGTTCCCGCTGCCGACGCCGGCTCCACTGCCGGGACAGCCTTCGGCCACGACGGTCTTGGGCGCTCCGCCGTCGGTGATCGTCGGGTCGCCGTTGCTGGACGGGCCGCCGGTGGGGACTCGGCCGGTCGACCTGCAGCCGCTCCCGGGGAGCTTGATGGACACCTTCGGTCAGGAGTACGAAGCCCGCAAACAGCTCCGGACGACCACCTGGAAGGGAACCACCATCACCGCGTTCCCGAATTCCCTGCTGTGGACGCCGCCGCTGGCCGGCCCGCGGGAACCGCGGATGCAAGTCATCGGTGGGAGCAGCAGCCTCAGTGGTTCCGACTCGAGTACCACGGTCGACACCGAGATCGGCGGGACGCTCGGGATCGCCCGGTTCCAACCGGTCGGGGAGGATCTTTCCTTCCAGCTCGACTTCTTCGCGATGGTCAACTCCCGGTTCGTTTCGAGCGACCTGTTGGTCGCCGACTACCGGTTCGGGATTCCGATCTCCTTCCAGTGGGGCGAGTGGCACGGCAAGCTCGCGTACGAGTACACGAGTTCGCACCTCGGGGACAGCTACATCCGGGACTCGACGCCCGCCCAGATCCCCGTGTACACCAAGGACGAAGTGGTTCTCGGGATCGACCGCTACCTGTTTCGCGACCTGCGTGTCTACGGGATCGCCGCGTACGCGTTCCAACAAACCCTCCCGCCGTACGCCCCGGGGCAGCAGAACGCGGAACGCAGCAAGGGGCGGTTCAGCGGCGGCTTCGAGTGGGCCCCGCGGCTCCCGACCAACTGGTCCGGCGGGCCGTTCGTCGCCGCCAACGTGGACGCCGACGGGACCGTGGGGTACAACGCGAGCCTGACCGCCCAGGTCGGCTGGCTGTGGCGGAACCCGCTCCAGCGGCTGGCGTCGCTCCGGGTGTTCGCCGAGTACTACGACGGCCACTCCCCATACGGGCAGTTGTACATGCAGCGGGAAAAGTTCTACGCGGTCGGCATGGCCGCCGACTATTAA
- a CDS encoding S1C family serine protease has protein sequence MFRLALFIVACGTTVALLGVDDPLPKAEIARRGKGATALVEVKGRGTGSGFCVHPSGIFVTNEHVGGPAGTPVALVLNSGLKNQKIVAAKVVRADKAHDLAILRVDTPGAFPALPLGSADDITELAEVVAVGFPFGRLLATDVAKDYPTVSVNAGSVTTLRLREGELDHFQLDVALNPGNSGGPVLDTRGRVIGIVVSGIRGAAGINLAIPVSHLAACLAEPDLTLDFPKLTDANCKTPLPFKARMTVFMPGAAEPELRLLLRAGDEEPRTFVMKKVGDVYSATAAPVPPPVEAALSGITAGFGPGVVTGQVGDLEFRVGGKPIKLSAVRRVEFKPAPRVLLADGKTALEGAITGIGAVPVAVGSIQLKLDLSAADNIELKPKAEVTAVAATLVAVVGGKEVGRLLTQLPIRDAKQDTSEKSVKEQ, from the coding sequence ATGTTTCGCCTCGCCCTGTTCATTGTCGCGTGTGGCACGACCGTCGCCCTCCTCGGCGTGGACGACCCACTCCCCAAGGCGGAAATCGCCAGGCGCGGGAAGGGGGCGACCGCATTGGTGGAAGTGAAAGGCCGGGGGACCGGGTCGGGATTCTGCGTCCACCCGTCGGGCATTTTCGTCACCAACGAACACGTCGGCGGACCCGCCGGCACGCCCGTCGCGCTCGTTTTAAACTCGGGATTGAAGAACCAGAAAATTGTCGCGGCCAAGGTCGTGCGCGCCGACAAGGCGCACGATCTGGCCATTCTCCGCGTCGACACGCCCGGCGCGTTCCCGGCGCTCCCGCTCGGGTCGGCCGACGACATCACCGAGTTGGCCGAGGTGGTGGCCGTCGGGTTCCCCTTCGGCCGCCTGCTCGCCACCGACGTCGCCAAGGACTACCCGACGGTCAGCGTGAACGCCGGGAGCGTTACCACCCTGCGACTCCGCGAGGGCGAACTGGACCACTTCCAGCTCGACGTGGCGCTCAACCCGGGGAACTCCGGCGGCCCCGTCCTGGACACCCGCGGCCGCGTCATCGGAATCGTCGTGTCCGGCATCCGCGGGGCCGCCGGGATCAACCTCGCCATACCCGTGTCGCACCTCGCGGCGTGCCTCGCGGAGCCGGATCTCACGCTCGACTTCCCGAAGTTGACGGACGCGAACTGTAAAACCCCACTCCCGTTCAAGGCCCGCATGACCGTCTTCATGCCCGGGGCCGCGGAACCCGAGTTGCGGTTGCTGCTCCGGGCCGGGGACGAAGAGCCGCGGACTTTCGTCATGAAGAAGGTGGGCGACGTGTACTCGGCCACGGCCGCGCCGGTCCCGCCCCCGGTCGAGGCGGCCCTGTCGGGGATCACGGCCGGGTTCGGTCCGGGGGTGGTCACCGGACAGGTCGGCGACCTGGAGTTCCGGGTCGGGGGCAAGCCGATAAAGTTGAGCGCGGTCCGGCGGGTCGAGTTCAAGCCCGCGCCGCGAGTCCTTCTCGCGGACGGGAAGACCGCCCTTGAGGGCGCGATCACCGGCATCGGAGCCGTTCCGGTGGCCGTGGGCAGTATTCAGTTGAAGCTTGACCTGTCGGCCGCGGACAACATCGAATTGAAGCCGAAGGCCGAGGTCACGGCCGTCGCGGCCACGCTCGTCGCCGTTGTCGGGGGCAAGGAGGTCGGGCGACTTCTTACCCAGCTGCCGATCCGTGATGCCAAACAAGACACGTCCGAGAAGTCCGTGAAAGAACAGTGA
- a CDS encoding DUF1559 domain-containing protein, which translates to MPIDCRSFRRLRPGFTLIELLVVIAIIAILIGLLLPAVQKVRAAAARTQSANNLKQIALATHACHDVYGKLPPAIGFFPGTTGSTTATPAQHGSIFYFLLPYIEQNAVYQNTTGYSYTSTAIIKTFIAPLDPSVSSGTPIANSKGVQTGPCSYKFNGYLSYGDQDAKCYYLGGCTSSNGNTAGPAPNPLMNPKIPASFSDGTSNTILLAEGYAYNCLYSTGVYGNHTWGEDNAGPSQWAPILIHADLYDIGLPVGKQSCYTPNGYNASGVQVGLADGSVRNASPSLSAKTWWQLMLPDDGTVVGSDWQ; encoded by the coding sequence ATGCCGATCGATTGTCGGTCTTTTCGTCGACTTCGGCCGGGTTTTACGCTGATCGAATTGCTCGTGGTGATCGCGATCATCGCCATCCTGATCGGGTTGCTCTTGCCGGCCGTGCAAAAGGTTCGGGCGGCCGCCGCGCGGACGCAGTCCGCGAATAATTTGAAGCAGATCGCCCTGGCAACCCACGCATGCCACGACGTCTACGGGAAACTGCCGCCCGCCATCGGCTTCTTCCCGGGCACGACGGGCAGCACGACGGCCACGCCCGCCCAGCACGGGAGCATCTTCTATTTCCTGTTGCCGTACATCGAGCAGAACGCCGTCTACCAGAACACGACCGGCTACTCGTACACCAGCACCGCCATTATCAAAACGTTCATTGCCCCGCTCGATCCGTCGGTCTCCAGCGGCACACCGATCGCCAACAGTAAGGGCGTTCAGACCGGGCCGTGCAGTTACAAGTTCAACGGCTACCTGTCGTATGGCGATCAGGACGCGAAGTGCTACTACCTGGGCGGGTGTACCTCGTCGAACGGCAACACCGCCGGCCCGGCCCCGAACCCGCTCATGAACCCGAAGATCCCGGCCTCCTTCTCGGACGGGACGTCCAACACCATCCTGCTGGCCGAGGGGTACGCTTACAACTGTCTTTATTCGACCGGCGTTTACGGCAACCACACCTGGGGCGAGGACAACGCCGGCCCGTCGCAGTGGGCCCCGATCCTCATCCACGCCGACCTGTACGACATCGGCCTGCCGGTCGGCAAGCAGTCGTGCTACACGCCGAACGGGTACAACGCGTCGGGCGTCCAGGTCGGTCTCGCGGACGGCAGCGTCCGGAATGCCAGCCCGAGCCTCAGCGCGAAGACCTGGTGGCAACTCATGCTGCCCGACGACGGCACTGTTGTGGGGTCTGACTGGCAATGA
- a CDS encoding cupin domain-containing protein, producing the protein MYHLKLHAEKVAWAPLDFPGVSLRVLFTDPASGTMSVLTRMAPGASIPAHLHTKADETVYVLEGDFVEEGTSHGPGSFFAGKAGVPHGPHGTVGGCVVLTTFSAELDFVLV; encoded by the coding sequence ATGTATCACCTGAAACTGCACGCGGAAAAGGTAGCGTGGGCGCCGCTCGACTTCCCCGGCGTGTCGCTCCGGGTGCTGTTCACCGATCCGGCCAGCGGGACGATGTCGGTCCTGACCCGCATGGCGCCCGGCGCATCCATCCCGGCCCACTTGCACACCAAAGCCGACGAGACGGTGTACGTCCTGGAGGGAGACTTCGTCGAGGAGGGCACCAGCCACGGGCCGGGCAGTTTCTTCGCCGGCAAAGCGGGAGTGCCCCACGGTCCGCACGGCACGGTCGGCGGCTGCGTGGTTCTAACGACGTTCTCCGCCGAACTGGACTTCGTACTGGTGTGA
- a CDS encoding S1C family serine protease → MFRLALFVVVCGTTVALLGADDALPKAEIAKRGKAATALVEVKGRGTGSGFCVHPSGIFVTNEHVVGPAGKAVLLVLNSGLKNQNVVPAKVGRADKTHDLAILRVDATGAFPTLPLGTVDDITELAEVVAVGFPFGRLLAADVTKEYPTASVNTGSVTALRLRDGELDHFQVDVALNPGNSGGPVLDTRGRVVGVVVSGIRGAAGINQAIPVSHLAKFLAEPELTLDPPKLTDANCNTPLPFKARMTVFVPGATDPELRLLLRAGDDEPRTFVMKKEVDGLYTAAAAPVPPPVKAGLSEITARYGSGLVTGQVGDFEFQVGDKPVKLSATRRVEFKPRPRVVLEDGKTILEGAITGVGAVPVAVGTLQVALDLSAADSVETRSKAEVGVVTATLVAVAGGKEVGRLLTQLPIRAAQQVAAEQAIADGTLIAESGFNDAKGINANPQPDSPFPLGKRGVEGGQGEPGWETNWAGLGLDRVEYQSEVVYEGDGALRIHGGTVQPHRRLSKPQTKALLIEQYVRVPSGGGFKAYVMGSDGQTTLCGPHWGAEGGQFRVFDGDERGSGRWVDTGIDCVPDKWYKAVVLTDVKNHRWEFAVNDKKYEHTDLHFRGRPDAIQGVNFLVENAGGMYLDALRILPAPEGAFKK, encoded by the coding sequence ATGTTTCGCCTCGCGCTGTTCGTAGTCGTGTGCGGCACGACCGTCGCCCTCCTCGGCGCGGATGACGCACTCCCCAAGGCCGAAATCGCCAAGCGCGGGAAGGCGGCCACCGCGCTCGTGGAAGTCAAAGGCCGGGGGACCGGGTCCGGGTTCTGCGTCCACCCCTCGGGGATTTTCGTCACGAACGAACACGTCGTCGGCCCCGCGGGTAAAGCCGTTCTTCTCGTCTTGAACTCGGGATTGAAGAACCAGAACGTCGTTCCGGCCAAGGTCGGCCGCGCCGACAAGACTCACGACCTGGCGATCCTCCGCGTCGACGCGACCGGCGCGTTCCCGACACTCCCGCTCGGGACGGTCGACGACATTACCGAACTGGCCGAGGTGGTGGCCGTCGGGTTCCCGTTCGGCCGCCTGCTCGCCGCGGACGTCACCAAGGAGTACCCGACGGCCAGCGTGAACACCGGGAGCGTCACCGCCCTGCGACTCCGCGACGGGGAGTTGGACCACTTCCAGGTCGACGTGGCGCTCAACCCGGGGAACTCCGGCGGCCCCGTTCTGGACACCCGTGGCCGCGTCGTCGGGGTCGTCGTGTCCGGCATCCGCGGGGCCGCCGGGATCAACCAGGCCATTCCCGTGTCGCATCTCGCGAAGTTTCTCGCGGAGCCGGAGCTTACGCTCGACCCGCCGAAGTTGACGGACGCCAACTGCAACACCCCGCTCCCGTTCAAGGCCCGCATGACGGTCTTCGTGCCCGGGGCCACCGACCCCGAGTTGCGGTTGCTGCTCCGGGCCGGGGACGACGAGCCACGGACTTTCGTCATGAAGAAAGAGGTGGACGGGTTGTACACGGCCGCAGCCGCGCCGGTCCCGCCCCCGGTCAAGGCGGGCCTGTCAGAGATCACGGCCCGATACGGCTCGGGGTTGGTCACCGGACAAGTCGGCGACTTTGAATTCCAGGTCGGGGACAAGCCGGTGAAGTTGAGCGCGACCCGCCGGGTCGAATTCAAGCCCAGGCCCCGGGTCGTTCTCGAGGACGGGAAGACGATCCTTGAGGGCGCGATCACCGGCGTCGGGGCCGTCCCGGTCGCCGTCGGTACCCTTCAGGTAGCGCTCGACCTGTCCGCCGCGGACAGCGTGGAAACGCGGTCGAAAGCCGAGGTCGGGGTCGTCACGGCCACCCTCGTCGCCGTTGCCGGGGGTAAAGAAGTCGGCCGACTCCTGACCCAACTCCCGATCCGCGCCGCCCAACAAGTCGCGGCGGAGCAGGCCATAGCCGACGGGACGTTAATTGCCGAGTCGGGGTTCAACGACGCCAAGGGGATCAACGCCAACCCGCAACCCGATTCACCCTTCCCGCTCGGCAAGCGCGGCGTCGAGGGGGGCCAGGGGGAACCGGGGTGGGAAACGAACTGGGCCGGGTTGGGGTTGGACCGGGTCGAATACCAGAGCGAGGTGGTCTACGAGGGCGACGGCGCGCTCCGCATTCACGGCGGGACGGTCCAGCCGCACCGCCGGCTCTCGAAACCCCAGACGAAGGCCCTCCTGATCGAGCAGTACGTTCGGGTGCCGTCCGGCGGCGGCTTCAAGGCATACGTCATGGGGTCCGACGGTCAAACGACGCTATGCGGGCCGCACTGGGGAGCGGAAGGGGGCCAGTTCCGCGTCTTCGACGGCGACGAGCGCGGGAGCGGCCGGTGGGTCGATACGGGAATCGATTGCGTACCGGACAAGTGGTACAAGGCGGTCGTGTTGACGGACGTCAAAAATCATCGCTGGGAGTTCGCCGTCAACGACAAGAAATACGAACACACCGACCTACACTTCCGCGGCCGACCGGACGCCATCCAGGGCGTCAACTTCCTCGTCGAGAACGCCGGGGGCATGTACCTGGACGCGCTCCGGATTTTGCCGGCCCCGGAAGGGGCATTCAAGAAATGA
- a CDS encoding protein phosphatase 2C domain-containing protein produces the protein MSPFETTTVTVPYRGRCEDRVQVLDFDDGVVIAVADGAGGIGAGDQAAETVIREIVSFASLTHDETAWCHILQQIDHRIGDGESTGVVVACSSRGIVGACVGDSQAWLLADGELLDLTRNRVRKPLLGSGEAVPTGFSHPSAQGLLLVATDGFCNYVRREQLMKDALWIEFIVLARKLVEMVRLPSGDLWDDVGIVACRPRPRIGKRKRYDLADAD, from the coding sequence ATGAGCCCCTTTGAAACCACGACCGTCACGGTTCCTTACCGCGGCCGGTGTGAAGACCGGGTCCAGGTTCTGGACTTCGATGACGGCGTCGTCATTGCCGTGGCCGACGGCGCCGGCGGCATCGGTGCGGGGGACCAGGCGGCCGAAACGGTCATTCGAGAAATCGTTTCTTTTGCGTCCCTGACGCACGACGAGACGGCATGGTGCCACATCCTTCAACAAATCGATCACCGGATTGGGGACGGGGAATCCACGGGCGTGGTCGTCGCCTGTTCCTCTCGGGGCATCGTCGGGGCTTGCGTGGGAGACAGTCAGGCCTGGCTTCTTGCCGACGGCGAGTTGCTGGACCTCACCCGGAATCGCGTGCGGAAACCGTTGCTCGGGTCCGGGGAAGCCGTTCCCACGGGATTCTCGCACCCCTCGGCTCAGGGCCTCTTACTCGTCGCGACGGACGGCTTTTGCAACTACGTGCGGCGCGAGCAGTTGATGAAGGACGCCCTCTGGATCGAATTCATCGTCTTGGCCCGCAAACTGGTGGAGATGGTGCGCCTGCCCTCGGGCGACCTGTGGGACGACGTCGGGATCGTGGCTTGTAGACCCCGCCCGCGGATCGGAAAGCGAAAGCGGTACGACCTGGCCGACGCTGACTGA
- a CDS encoding suppressor of fused domain protein: protein MDYKQFYSQLFAPLETEIGPIDPHTLFAIMGFDGGGPLNFDTIGAKQGRPFVTYVSCELAVRKEQRPSSVGRFELLCSCDDEQWVRSILSELGRMSLRSTFGHGHTIDIGPKVGPDAPIQGVWLEAEYCVPIDDQVFAIYRVIGITRPEMEYKRTHGSEALEDTLKAGGVYPNTAVNRASVV from the coding sequence ATGGATTACAAGCAGTTCTACTCCCAATTGTTTGCGCCGCTGGAAACTGAGATCGGCCCGATCGACCCGCACACACTCTTTGCCATCATGGGCTTCGACGGGGGTGGCCCCCTCAACTTCGACACGATCGGAGCCAAGCAGGGGCGACCCTTTGTCACGTACGTTTCCTGTGAACTAGCCGTCCGAAAGGAACAGCGGCCGAGCAGCGTGGGGCGGTTCGAGTTGCTATGCAGCTGTGACGACGAGCAATGGGTCCGATCGATCCTGTCTGAGCTAGGCCGGATGTCTTTGCGTTCCACGTTCGGACACGGCCATACCATCGACATCGGTCCGAAGGTAGGGCCCGATGCGCCAATACAAGGCGTTTGGTTGGAGGCAGAATATTGCGTACCGATCGACGATCAGGTGTTCGCGATATACCGGGTGATCGGGATCACCCGACCCGAGATGGAGTACAAACGGACCCACGGCTCAGAGGCTTTGGAAGACACGCTCAAGGCCGGCGGGGTGTACCCGAACACGGCGGTTAATCGGGCGTCCGTGGTATAG
- a CDS encoding GyrI-like domain-containing protein, whose translation MGQNVFIYWGEEKQHLLYTGESLSIEAGVQVTEPFESTGRVRCSTTPGGAVATVVHFGPYEKLSEAHGVLRDWCKTNGHSLAGPNWEIYGHWDENPERLRTDVCYLLKQPAVSAAE comes from the coding sequence TTGGGGCAGAACGTTTTCATCTATTGGGGCGAAGAGAAGCAACACCTGCTCTACACCGGCGAGAGCCTATCAATCGAGGCGGGCGTGCAGGTGACCGAGCCGTTCGAGAGTACCGGACGGGTCCGCTGCTCGACCACTCCCGGCGGCGCGGTCGCAACGGTCGTTCACTTCGGGCCGTACGAGAAACTGTCCGAGGCACATGGCGTCTTGCGCGATTGGTGCAAAACCAACGGCCACTCACTGGCGGGTCCGAACTGGGAAATTTACGGCCACTGGGATGAAAACCCCGAGCGGCTAAGAACCGACGTCTGTTACCTGCTCAAGCAACCGGCGGTATCGGCGGCCGAGTAG
- the lepB gene encoding signal peptidase I, whose product MGPIDQVSSELYSFDRFAVNRLLTPRRWDLIVFRSQENPPTQYLKWLVGLPGDEVVVKDGGVWVNGVSQELPPGTTVPILAFGGEEANQEPEPIERSVRLGDNEYFIIDNFSLRTSQARNWGAVPATNVEGVVDVVYFPLSRWRIVR is encoded by the coding sequence ATGGGTCCGATCGATCAGGTGTCTTCAGAGCTTTATTCGTTCGACCGGTTTGCCGTTAACAGATTGTTGACTCCGCGGCGCTGGGATCTGATCGTGTTTCGTTCTCAAGAAAACCCGCCCACACAATACCTCAAGTGGCTCGTAGGCCTGCCCGGCGACGAGGTCGTCGTCAAAGACGGCGGGGTTTGGGTGAATGGCGTCAGCCAGGAACTTCCTCCCGGAACCACTGTGCCCATTTTGGCTTTCGGTGGCGAAGAAGCGAATCAAGAACCGGAGCCGATCGAACGATCCGTGCGGCTCGGCGACAACGAGTATTTCATTATCGACAACTTTTCATTACGAACTTCGCAAGCGCGGAATTGGGGCGCTGTACCGGCGACGAATGTTGAGGGCGTGGTCGACGTCGTTTACTTCCCGTTATCGCGCTGGCGGATTGTCCGGTGA